Proteins encoded together in one Deinococcus radiopugnans ATCC 19172 window:
- a CDS encoding FAD-dependent oxidoreductase, whose product MRIVIVGGVAAGMSAASRAMRQNPEADVVVYERGEYISYGACGLPYVLGGDVDSFGDLIARTPDQMRARGIGVRLRHEVTGVDAGASTITVVDHASGRSAVEPYDKLLIATGVSAIRPDWAQTELGGVHVLRDIPDGQAIEASLQKAKRAVIVGGGYIGLELAETLHCRGLSVVVVEKGPEVAGRMLDRDYQRRVRAELEGNGVEIRCGTTVESLTGKGGHVTGVQTDHGLIRADVVIVAVGVRPNVGLARAAGARIGKTGAVAVNIRQETSVEGVYSAGDNTESTHRVTRRRVHIPLGLTANRMGRVAGVNMAGGDATFPGVVGSSIFKTFALGAARTGLTQSEADALGLKAVSVDVSSTDHAGYYATAKPIYVRLTAERVTGRLLGAQLVCNNHESVKRVDVIAALLHGRGKVQDLFEMDLSYAPPFSGVWDVLLVAADRLSREIGKKQE is encoded by the coding sequence ATGCGAATCGTGATTGTGGGCGGCGTGGCGGCGGGCATGAGTGCGGCCAGCCGCGCCATGCGGCAGAACCCGGAGGCCGACGTGGTGGTCTACGAGCGCGGCGAGTACATCAGCTACGGGGCCTGCGGCCTGCCCTACGTGCTGGGCGGCGACGTGGACAGCTTTGGTGACCTGATCGCCCGCACGCCGGATCAGATGCGTGCCCGTGGCATCGGCGTCCGCCTGCGCCACGAGGTGACGGGCGTGGACGCGGGGGCCAGCACCATCACCGTGGTGGATCACGCGTCCGGGCGCAGCGCCGTGGAGCCGTACGACAAACTGCTGATCGCCACCGGGGTCTCGGCCATTCGCCCCGACTGGGCGCAGACCGAATTGGGCGGCGTGCATGTCCTGCGCGACATCCCAGACGGGCAGGCCATCGAGGCCAGTCTCCAGAAGGCGAAGCGGGCCGTGATCGTGGGCGGCGGCTACATCGGGCTGGAGCTGGCCGAGACGCTGCACTGCCGGGGCCTGAGCGTGGTGGTGGTGGAAAAGGGGCCGGAGGTGGCCGGGCGCATGCTAGACCGCGACTACCAGCGGCGCGTGCGGGCCGAGTTGGAGGGCAACGGCGTGGAGATTCGCTGCGGCACCACCGTCGAGAGCCTGACTGGCAAAGGCGGCCACGTGACCGGCGTGCAGACCGATCACGGCCTGATCCGCGCCGACGTGGTGATCGTGGCGGTGGGCGTGCGCCCGAACGTGGGGCTGGCCCGCGCGGCGGGGGCGCGGATTGGCAAGACCGGGGCGGTGGCGGTGAACATTCGCCAAGAAACCAGTGTGGAGGGCGTGTATTCAGCAGGAGACAACACCGAGTCCACCCACCGGGTCACGCGCCGCCGGGTGCATATCCCGCTGGGGCTGACCGCCAACCGCATGGGCCGGGTGGCCGGGGTGAACATGGCCGGGGGCGACGCCACATTCCCCGGCGTGGTGGGCAGCAGCATCTTCAAGACCTTCGCGCTGGGCGCGGCCCGCACCGGCCTGACCCAATCCGAGGCCGACGCGCTGGGCCTCAAGGCCGTCAGCGTGGACGTCAGCAGCACCGATCACGCCGGGTACTACGCGACGGCCAAACCCATCTACGTGCGCCTGACCGCCGAGCGCGTCACGGGCCGCCTGCTGGGCGCGCAACTGGTCTGCAACAACCACGAGAGCGTCAAGCGGGTGGACGTGATCGCCGCGCTGCTGCACGGGCGCGGCAAGGTGCAGGATCTGTTCGAGATGGATCTGTCCTACGCCCCGCCCTTCTCCGGCGTGTGGGACGTGCTGCTGGTGGCCGCCGACCGCCTGAGCCGCGAGATCGGCAAGAAGCAGGAGTAA
- a CDS encoding ABC transporter substrate-binding protein — protein MKRAILTLTALAVLATTAQARTWDAIKGSGTIKIATEGAFPPFNVLEGKKLTGFEVTLAEALAKELGLKVEWTTQPFDNLLIGLQQDRYDFVIASHGITPQRAKAVDFSNPHYCTGGAIVAKPGGPMTAADLAGKSVAVQVGTTYLENVRKVPGVGDIKTFPKDTDAQAALMSGRVDAWVGDKFTGIDLVKAQKGKVKQGDLLFKESIAMAVKKGNSSLLKELNSALEKALNNGTYAKISNQYFGQDIRCRN, from the coding sequence ATGAAAAGAGCCATCCTGACCCTGACCGCTCTCGCCGTCCTCGCCACCACCGCCCAGGCCCGCACCTGGGACGCCATCAAGGGGAGCGGCACCATCAAGATCGCCACCGAGGGCGCCTTCCCTCCGTTTAACGTGCTGGAGGGCAAGAAGCTGACCGGCTTCGAGGTCACGCTGGCCGAGGCGCTGGCCAAGGAGCTGGGCCTGAAGGTGGAGTGGACGACGCAGCCCTTCGACAACCTGCTGATCGGGTTGCAGCAGGACCGTTACGACTTCGTGATCGCCAGCCACGGCATCACGCCGCAGCGGGCCAAGGCCGTGGATTTTTCTAACCCGCACTACTGCACCGGGGGCGCGATTGTCGCCAAGCCCGGCGGCCCCATGACGGCGGCTGATCTGGCCGGCAAGTCGGTGGCCGTGCAGGTGGGCACCACCTATCTGGAAAACGTCCGCAAGGTGCCGGGCGTGGGCGACATCAAGACCTTCCCCAAGGACACCGACGCCCAGGCCGCGCTGATGTCGGGCCGCGTAGACGCCTGGGTGGGCGACAAGTTCACCGGTATCGATCTGGTCAAGGCCCAGAAGGGCAAGGTCAAGCAGGGCGACCTGCTGTTCAAGGAGAGCATCGCCATGGCCGTCAAGAAGGGCAACAGCAGCCTGCTGAAAGAGCTGAACTCGGCGCTGGAAAAGGCCCTGAACAACGGCACCTACGCCAAGATCAGCAACCAGTATTTCGGCCAGGACATCCGCTGCCGCAACTGA